The following are encoded in a window of Loxodonta africana isolate mLoxAfr1 chromosome Y, mLoxAfr1.hap2, whole genome shotgun sequence genomic DNA:
- the LOC135229039 gene encoding zinc finger protein 883-like, with product MRPLSGKKPHKCEVCGKDFICISTLKNPVTTLTSDNQYKCNEYGKDFCSFSSFWTHVRGHKGESKESSSDPLSLLFYNRDKPYECREFRKAFHFSSALTAHLGTHSEERPYECKEHGKAFGWPSYLTTHITTHTGERPYECNECGKDFRQSSNLIVHRRIQSGERPYECKEYGKAFKCSSHLTNDRKTHSGDKPYKCTECAKAFSQASSLITHIRTHNGQRPYECKECGKTFRYSSNFTSHIRTHSGEKPYECKQCGKAFRQSSGLMTHRRIHTGERPYECKECGKAFTDPSHLTSHMRTHSGERPYECEECGKAFSQSGNLTKHIRTHTGQRPYECKECGKAFSLLSTLTTHITIHSGEKPYECKQCGKAFSKSSGLMTHRRIHTGERPYECKECGKAFSHSGNLTNHIRTHNGQRPYECKECGKAYRQLSNLTTHIRTHSGEKPYECNQCGKAFRQSSGLMTHRRIHTGERPYECKECGKAFTDPSHLTLHMRTHSGERPYECEECGKAFSHSGNLTNHIRTHNGQRPYECKECGKAFRQLSNLTTHITIHSGEKPYECKQCGKTFRQSSGLMTHRRIHTGERPYECKECGKAFRTCSSLTRHIKTHSGGLRNVRSVRKPFPVHHTSHHI from the coding sequence ATGAGACCTCTTAGTGGCAAGAAACCCCATAAGTGTGAGGTATGTGGGAAGGATTTCATTTGTATCTCAACTCTTAAGAATCCTGTGACAACACTCACTAGTGACAATCAGTATAAATGTAATGAGTATGGGAAAGATTTCTGTAGTTTCTCGTCCTTTTGGACACATGTGAGAGGTCACAAGGGTGAAAGTAAAGAAAGTTCTAGTGACCCTTTATCCCTCCTTTTCTATAACAGAGATAAGCCCTATGAATGTAGGGAATTTAGGAAAGCCTTTCAtttttcctcagccctcactGCACATTTAGGCACTCACAGtgaagagaggccttatgaatgtaaggaacatGGGAAGGCCTTTGGTTGGCCCTCatacctcactacacatataacaactcacactggagagaggccttatgaatgtaatgaatgcgGGAAAGACTTTAGGCAATCCTCAAACCTCATTGTACATAGAAGGATTCAAAGTGGAGaaagaccttatgaatgtaaggaatatggaaaagccTTTAAGTGTTCCTCACATCTCACTAATGATAgaaaaactcacagtggagacaagccatataaatgtacagaatgtgcgaaagcctttagtcaggctTCATCCCTTattacacatataagaactcacaatggacagaggccttacgaatgtaaggaatgtgggaaaacatTTAGGTATTCTTCTAACttcacttcacatataagaactcacagtggagagaagccttatgaatgtaagcaatgtgggaaagcctttaggcagtcctcaggcctcatgacacatagaagaattcatactggagagaggccatatgaatgtaaggaatgtgggaaagcctttacagaTCCCTCACACCTCACCTCGCATatgcgaactcacagtggagagaggccttatgaatgtgaggaatgtgggaaagcctttagtcagtcaGGAAACCTCACTaagcatataagaactcacactgggcagaggccttatgaatgtaaggaatgtgggaaagcctttagtctgCTCTCaaccctcactacacatataacaattcacagtggagagaagccttatgaatgtaagcaatgtggaaaagcctttagcaagtcctcaggcctcatgacacatagaagaattcatactggagagaggccatatgaatgtaaggaatgtgggaaagcctttagtcactcAGGAAACCTCACTaaccatataagaactcacaatgggcagaggccttatgaatgtaaggaatgtgggaaagcctatcGTCAGCTCTCaaacctcactacacatataagaactcacagtggagagaagccttatgaatgtaaccaatgtgggaaagcctttaggcagtcctcaggcctcatgacacatagaagaattcatactggagagaggccatatgaatgtaaggaatgtgggaaagcctttacagaTCCCTCACACCTCACCTTGCATatgcgaactcacagtggagagaggccttatgaatgtgaggaatgtgggaaagcctttagtcactcAGGAAACCTCACTaaccatataagaactcacaatgggcagaggccttatgaatgtaaggaatgtgggaaagcctttcgtcAGCTCTCAAACCTCACCACACATATaacaattcacagtggagagaagccttatgaatgtaagcaatgtgggaaaacctttaggcagtcctcaggcctcatgacacatagaagaattcatactggagagaggccatatgaatgtaaagaatgtgggaaggcctttcgTACTTGCTCTTCTCTCACAAGACATATAAAAACTCATAGTGGAGGACTTAGGAATGTAAGGAGcgtgagaaagcctttccctgttCATCACACCTCACATCACATATAA